The Lewinellaceae bacterium nucleotide sequence CCGTGAGCGTTACCGTATAAGTGCTCGTTTGGGAGGGACACACCGTGCTCTCATTTCCGCTCCAGGCGTAAGTATAAGGTTCGGCACCTTCGGAGCCGGTAGGATTAAAAGTATAGCAATCTCCCGGACACAGCGTCACATCGGCTCCGGCAAAGGCTTCAGGCAAAGGCGAGACGAAAACCGTCAAACCATCCATCACGCTGCAGCCGTTGCCGTCCGTTACCGTTACCGTATAGGTCGTGGTTTGGATAGGACATACTTCTGTTGTAACGCTGCTCCAGCTATAGCTATAACTGCCCGAGCCGCCGCTCGCCGTTGGAGCAAAGGTGTAACACGATCCTTCACAGATCACCACATCCGATCCTGCATCAAGTGAAGGAAGACTGTGGACCGTCACCTGGATATTATCCTGGGCGCTGCAGCCGTTGGTATCCGTTACCGTCAGGATGTAGGTCGTCGTCTGCGAAGGACATACCGTGGTGGAGCCGTCTCCGCTCCAGCTGAAGTTGTAGGGAGGACTGCCGCCCCCCGCCACAGGTTCGAAGGTATAACAATCGCCCACACAAAGAGCCACGTCATTTCCTGCGTTGGCCGAAGGAGGCATCGTTACACTGATCATTATTTCATCCGTAGCCGTGCAGCCGTTGGCATCCGTTACGGTCACCGTATAGGTCGTCGTTCCGGCAGGGCAGACCGTGGCCTGGCCACTGCTCCAAGCATAACTGTAATTTCCGGAGCCTCCAAAAGCAGAAGGACTGAACGTATAACAATCTCCGGCGCATATACTCGCATCATCCCCTGCATTCACTGTCGGAAGATCGAATACATTCACGGTGATCTGGTCGGTGCTGCTACAGCCGTTGCCATCGGTTACCGTTACCGTGTAACTTGTCGTCTGGGTGGGACACACTTCAGTGGTGCCGCTGCTCCAGGCGTAGCTGTAACTGCCCGTGCCACCGCTTGTGGTTGGGGCAAAGGTATAACACGCTCCCTGGCAAAGATTTATATCGGCTCCTGCATCTACTGTCGGCACCTCCCAAACTGTAATCATCAGTTCATCGGTGGCTGCACAGCCATTGCTGTCCGTGACCGTCAGGGTATAATTCGTCGTTTGTGTCGGGCATACTTCTGTGGTGCCACTGCTCCAGGCGTAGCTGTAACCGCCAGAACCTCCCGTCGCTGTCGGGAAAAAGGTATAACATCCTCCCTCGCAAAAACTCTGGTCCGATCCTGCACTGGCCTGCGGCAGGGAGAACACTTCGATGGTGATTTCATCCGTTGAAGTGCAGCCGTTGCCGTCGGTGATCGTCACCGTGTAGCTCATCGTGCTTTCCGGACAGACCGTCGTCTGGCCACCGCTCCAGGCGTAACTGTAGGTGCCTGAACCGCCACTACCTGAGGGGGTAAAAGTATAACAGGCCCCCAGGCAGAGGCTCACATCATCCCCGGCATTCACCGTCGGAAGATCGAATACATTTAGGGTGATCTGGTCGGTGCTGCTGCACCCGTTGCCATCGGTGACGGTTACCGTGTAGGGGGTGGTTTGTGTCGGGCATACTTCTGTCGTGCCACTGCTCCAGGCGTAGCCGTAGCTGCCCGTGCCACCGCTTGCCGTTGGCGCAAAGGTATAACACGCTCCCTGGCAAAGGTTCTCATCCGTTCCTGCATCAACCTGGGGAAGATCCACTACCGTCAGCGTCAGGTCATCCGTGGCACTGCAGCCGTTGTTGCCCGTCACCGTCAGGGTGTAGGTGGTCGTTTCAGCAGGACAAACCTCCGTTTGCTGCACTCCGCTCCACTGAAAAGTGTAGGGCATCTCCCCTCCACTTGCCGAAGGCGCAAAAGTATAACAGTCCCCGGCGCATACATTCCCATCCATGCCCGCATTCGCAACCGGAGTGGGCAGTACATTGATCATTTGTTCGTCCGTATCCTCGCAGCCGTGATTATCCGTTACCGTTACCGTATAAACAGTGGTGGTGGTCGGGCATACCTGTGCGCTGCCGCCACTCCAGCTGTAACTGTAGGGAGAGGTGCCGCCGCTGGCAGAAGCCCCAAGGGTCGTGCATACTCCGGAACAGATCGTCCCATCTGCTGAGGCCATCACCGTCGGCAATTCATAAACCACGGCCGTCACTACATCCGTGCCGGTGCAGCCGTTGCCGTCCGTCACCGTCACCGTATAACTCGTATGCGTCGGGGGCGCTACTGTAAGCTGAGCCGTATTACTCAGCCCGTTGGGCCAGGCAAAACTGTAGTTCCCGTCACCGCCAGCCGCTACCGCCGTAAACGTCACCGGCGTCCCCTGGCACGCAAATTCGTTCAACCCCCCATTCACCGTCGGGTTCTCGTGGATGATTAGTGTCACCGCTGTTCGGGTAGCGCTCTTGCAGCCCGTCGAAGGATCCTGGGTTTCGGCGTAAAAAGTGCCCGCTCCTGTCGGAGTGTAGGTCGTGGAACTTTGGGCCAGTAAGGATCCATCAGTGGGACTATTGTACCAATTCACCTCCAGTCCGGGTTCTGCAATGGCCATCAAAGCGGGAAAGGCTTCGCCCTGGCAGGCTTCCGCATTAACTGCCTCAGGTGCCGATATGGAAACATTAACACATGGATCATCAGACTCAACTGCCGTTATATATTGATCGGCGCTGATATTTTCGATAACCTGAATGATCCCGGAAGGCCAGGTGATTTCAAGAGAAGTCACCTGGGTATTGCTGCCCAAACCAAAATAAGCGTCTATAGCGTCCCCGCCGCCAAGACTGGAACCGCTACGTGTTTCAAAATATTGGCTCATTCCGTCCGATGTGGTTAGCTTAAGGTAAGAACCAATTCCATCTGAATTACTCACCGTTCCGATCAAATGGACTTTCAAAAAATGATTGCCATTTGAATTGTTATTTCGCATTAAAAGGACGGGTTCTCCGTAATTAACAATAAACATATCCGGATCCCCGTCATTGTCATAATCTCCATAAACGGCGGTACGGGCGCGTCCTTCGTCGTTCATATTCATGGCTGCTGATACATCCGTAAAATTAATCCCGTTCCCCTTATTATGAAACAACATATTGGGTTTTGGCTCTTCAGAAGCCGGGTAATGATGGGATCCCAATACCAAAAAAAGGTCCGGCCAGCCATCCAGATCATAATCAAAAAAACAGTTTCCCCAGGAGAAATCCGGCCAAACCTGATCTCCCACTCCCGCAGTATTCGTCACATTGGAAAAGGTGCCATTAATATTTTGGAACAAATTGGCCGGTCCGATGTCTGAATAAAAGACATCCATCCATCCGTCTTTGTTATAATCGCCCACCGAGATCCCCATTCCATTGGCACAATCATCAACGCCCACCGAGATACTTACTTCGGTAAATTTCCAGCTGAGCGTCGGATGAGTATCCCCGTCATTCCTAAAAATTTTCATTGAAATAAGATTGGTTGACAAACAATCATTCACCAAAAAGAGGTCCGGGTCACCATCCCTGTCGAAGTCGGTCCAGCCACCAATAAAACCAAACCCTGTAATTATTCCAGATGCCGAAAGGACTTCTGAAACGTCTGTAAAAGTCTCATTGCCATTATTATGATACAACCTGTCCTGAGTGGAACCATTGGAGTACCCGGGCACCATATTGTGATTGGCCACATAAAGATCCAGGAAACCGTCCTGGTCATAATCTGCCCAGGAGGCAGAAGCCCCCCGGGATTGATCCGTCGTACTGATCCCTGCACTTGCTGTTATATTGGTAAAAGAGGTTCCGTTATTGTTTTTGAAAAGAACATCCTGGTTTCCGTTGGCCAGAAACAGATCCTGCCAGCCGTCATTATTGAAATCAGCCGCCGCAGCCCCTGATCCGTCATGTCCTGCGTCTGCCACCCCCAGCATGGAAGCAACATCGGTAAAAGTTCCGTCTCCATTGTTTCTGTATAATTTATTCCCTTCCAGTCGCATCGTGACATACAGATCGAGATAACCGTCATTGTTGTAATCAAACCAAACTGCTCCACTGCCAATAGACTGAATATCCCCCGGGATGCCGGTTCCATCATGGATCAAAGCAATGCCCGTAACGGCCGTCTCGTCAGAAAAGGCCTGTCCCCATGCCACACTGCTAAAAGAAGCCAATGCAAACATGCCCCAAAAGAGCCTGCCATAAAGGAACTGAAGTAAAGGGTAATTTAGACTATTCATTAATCGGGGATTTTTATCTATTCAAAAAAGAAAAAAGTTTTGGAAAAAAGTTTTCACCCTTGGTTATTCCGCTCCAACGGTTTTGATCACCATTATCGGAACCTTTCGACCGGTTGTTACTTTCCGCGCCTGTAATGAAAACTGAATTCATCTCTTAATCCGGTGATCATAAAAAACCAGACTGGACAGGGCTACAAAAATGCAAGGCAAATATTAAGTTCCCTTGCGTTTAAATACAAAAATTATATTTCGAAGAGTATCATCCTTCAAAACAGTACACTTAAATTTACGTAAAGATTGAGAATTTGTTACAAAATTTCCAAGTAATGATTTTGCAATTTTGGAAAAAAGAGACATAGAAGTCAAGAGAAAAAAAACGTGCCGTAATTTTTCGATTTTAGAGCACTCTTTGGGGTTCCCCGGAGATTTTTCCGTAAGGTATTTAACAAAAAATCATTTAGCGATACCCAAGGTTTTTTTTATAAATCTGGACATTCCTGTTATGCGCTTCCAGGGTTTTGGCAAAATTATGCAATCCGGAACCATCTCCACGGGCACAGAAAAATATATAATCATGTTGTTCTGCATTGAGGACGGCATCAATACTTTCGATAGAGGCCATGGAGATGGGGCCAGGAGGCAATCCGGCATAAATATAAGTATTATAGGGAGAATCGAAATTGATGTGGTAATTCAACACCCTTTTGGTATCAAAATCACGGGTAGCAAAAACTGCCGTAGGATCTGCCTGGAGTCTGATCCCTTTTTCCAGCCGATTGAGATAAACCCCCGCCATTCTCTTTTTTTCACTTTTTTGCTGGGTTTCCCTTTCTAAAATAGAGGCCAGGGTGTATACCTCCGCGGGAGTCATTTCGAGTGCCTTCGCCTTTTTGAGCCTGTTTTTCTTACTCCAAAAATTATCGTGTTCTTTAATCATCCTGTCCATGAACTGCTCCGGAGTGGTATCCCAGTAAAATTCATAGGTATTCGGAATGAACAAACTCATCAGGGTTTCTTTAGAATAATTTATTTTTCGCAAATAGTCCGGATCGGAAAAAAGCGTTTTAAGGGTTAAAGAATCCGGTTCAATAAAACGGGCTACCTTGCCCGCCACTTCATCCGTCAGTCGCGCATTATTGATGACCACATCAACAGGAGACTGTTTGCCGTTGCGCAGGTGACGAATGAGGTCTATGGTGTTCCAGCCCGGGGAAATTTCAAATCTTCCACTACGCATGGGAGAACGTTTATAATTCATTTTAACCGCCAGCCGGGTAAAAATTTCCTTATTCTGGACCAGACCTTTGGTATTAAGAATTTCGAGAACTTTGTCAAATTCGGAATGGGTGGGAATTTCGATAAAATAACTGTCCAACCCTTCCGGAACCGCAGGCCCTCCAATGAATTTTTTATAAAAATAACCTGCAAAAATAACTGCTGCCAATAAAATCACTACAGCATACCTGATCAACTTTGTCATCACAATAAATTAAATATCAATAAATTATATCATGGATTCGAAAAGAAACCGTCAAAAACCTGGCGAAAAGCATTGACGTAAACAGACCGGGGCAAATCACTTGTCGGTATTTAATGATCAATAACTGTACCACCGG carries:
- a CDS encoding VCBS repeat-containing protein encodes the protein MNSLNYPLLQFLYGRLFWGMFALASFSSVAWGQAFSDETAVTGIALIHDGTGIPGDIQSIGSGAVWFDYNNDGYLDLYVTMRLEGNKLYRNNGDGTFTDVASMLGVADAGHDGSGAAAADFNNDGWQDLFLANGNQDVLFKNNNGTSFTNITASAGISTTDQSRGASASWADYDQDGFLDLYVANHNMVPGYSNGSTQDRLYHNNGNETFTDVSEVLSASGIITGFGFIGGWTDFDRDGDPDLFLVNDCLSTNLISMKIFRNDGDTHPTLSWKFTEVSISVGVDDCANGMGISVGDYNKDGWMDVFYSDIGPANLFQNINGTFSNVTNTAGVGDQVWPDFSWGNCFFDYDLDGWPDLFLVLGSHHYPASEEPKPNMLFHNKGNGINFTDVSAAMNMNDEGRARTAVYGDYDNDGDPDMFIVNYGEPVLLMRNNNSNGNHFLKVHLIGTVSNSDGIGSYLKLTTSDGMSQYFETRSGSSLGGGDAIDAYFGLGSNTQVTSLEITWPSGIIQVIENISADQYITAVESDDPCVNVSISAPEAVNAEACQGEAFPALMAIAEPGLEVNWYNSPTDGSLLAQSSTTYTPTGAGTFYAETQDPSTGCKSATRTAVTLIIHENPTVNGGLNEFACQGTPVTFTAVAAGGDGNYSFAWPNGLSNTAQLTVAPPTHTSYTVTVTDGNGCTGTDVVTAVVYELPTVMASADGTICSGVCTTLGASASGGTSPYSYSWSGGSAQVCPTTTTVYTVTVTDNHGCEDTDEQMINVLPTPVANAGMDGNVCAGDCYTFAPSASGGEMPYTFQWSGVQQTEVCPAETTTYTLTVTGNNGCSATDDLTLTVVDLPQVDAGTDENLCQGACYTFAPTASGGTGSYGYAWSSGTTEVCPTQTTPYTVTVTDGNGCSSTDQITLNVFDLPTVNAGDDVSLCLGACYTFTPSGSGGSGTYSYAWSGGQTTVCPESTMSYTVTITDGNGCTSTDEITIEVFSLPQASAGSDQSFCEGGCYTFFPTATGGSGGYSYAWSSGTTEVCPTQTTNYTLTVTDSNGCAATDELMITVWEVPTVDAGADINLCQGACYTFAPTTSGGTGSYSYAWSSGTTEVCPTQTTSYTVTVTDGNGCSSTDQITVNVFDLPTVNAGDDASICAGDCYTFSPSAFGGSGNYSYAWSSGQATVCPAGTTTYTVTVTDANGCTATDEIMISVTMPPSANAGNDVALCVGDCYTFEPVAGGGSPPYNFSWSGDGSTTVCPSQTTTYILTVTDTNGCSAQDNIQVTVHSLPSLDAGSDVVICEGSCYTFAPTASGGSGSYSYSWSSVTTEVCPIQTTTYTVTVTDGNGCSVMDGLTVFVSPLPEAFAGADVTLCPGDCYTFNPTGSEGAEPYTYAWSGNESTVCPSQTSTYTVTLTDANGCTATDDLTLSVLPPLATVAASDASLCPGDCYTLSATATGGSGSYTYAWSGNETTVCPNQTTTYTVTATDSNGCTAQDELTLTVYDPTSPLAVSKELCEGDCVDYAASTFELMAFVIEGETTSGLTFCEAGTYTIEALDGNGCTTSVTFTIEVTAPPTANAGADQTLTCSVTEVTIGQNLPEDGIAYSWSNGINTPQQTINEAGTYVLTATNTALGCSTTDEVEITMNTTPPTADAGTDLELTCAHPTALANGNSSSQGTGYSYQWTTTEGTILNGGMTLMPELSAPGTYLLTVLNSENGCVSQDELTVTEAELPELALQNLTHVECPDGATGSITVGGTGGADTYSYAWSNGATGATIGDLSAGMYTVTLTDGNSCEVSLSIQVTDPPAIVLVLSATAETGSSANDGSITATVSGGTPGYEYLWSTGGTGSTIENLSPALYHLSVTDSNGCMKIDSARVNSFDCQSITTQTTANNYICPGSSSGSLSIDEITGGTAPYNILWSTGSSAISIGSLAGGHYSTTITDANNCEVILPFDVTEEDTIAPTLITQDITVYLDENGTAELTAAMIDGGSSDNCSAVSFELNNTALNCTNTGSQEYAVKLWDENGNSDSTTVMITVLDTIAPVFIFCPENVVSMNCLAVEYELPEAEDNCGIETMTQTEGLSTGSTFVEGVTPIVYQVSDASGNTATCSFTVTVENTLEVESTFSAYSCDPVYPFTATLTATGGTAEYSYLWNDSSTSQETILAAPGPWSWTVTDSQGCEQSGEITATIPDTISITLIATASTDMEWNGAIDATVTGGSGTYGFEWRDEMGNLFATGEDLDGIPAGNYCLWVFDEDGCIAGECVEVENITGTGNIALDQSIVLSPNPTSNILRVQFDLPKKEKATLNLLDINGHQLWQTEKRAEVDEVEVDMRVFSEGVYLLKIVTENGMIVKRVVVNK
- the mltG gene encoding endolytic transglycosylase MltG; translation: MTKLIRYAVVILLAAVIFAGYFYKKFIGGPAVPEGLDSYFIEIPTHSEFDKVLEILNTKGLVQNKEIFTRLAVKMNYKRSPMRSGRFEISPGWNTIDLIRHLRNGKQSPVDVVINNARLTDEVAGKVARFIEPDSLTLKTLFSDPDYLRKINYSKETLMSLFIPNTYEFYWDTTPEQFMDRMIKEHDNFWSKKNRLKKAKALEMTPAEVYTLASILERETQQKSEKKRMAGVYLNRLEKGIRLQADPTAVFATRDFDTKRVLNYHINFDSPYNTYIYAGLPPGPISMASIESIDAVLNAEQHDYIFFCARGDGSGLHNFAKTLEAHNRNVQIYKKNLGYR